The Manis javanica isolate MJ-LG chromosome 4, MJ_LKY, whole genome shotgun sequence genome contains a region encoding:
- the CBX2 gene encoding chromobox protein homolog 2 translates to MEELSSVGEQVFAAECILSKRLRKGKLEYLVKWRGWSSKHNSWEPEENILDPRLLLAFQKKEHEKEVQNRKRGKRPRGRPRKHTVMSSCSRHSKLKEPDAPSKSKSSSSSSSSTSSSSSSDEEDDSDLDAKRGPRGRETHPVPQKKAQILVAKPELKDPTRKKRGRKPLPPEQKAARRPVSLAKVLKTARKDLGSPTSKLPPPLSAPVAGLAALKAHAKEACGGPSTMATPENLASLMRGMASSPGRGGISWQSSIVHYMSRMGQGQAQAAGRPALKTQSSSKCSLGLDLKVRTQKGELGISPPGSRVPKAPSSGAGEQKAGSAGGPPHVHIHGSGKAPAGCLGPQPTPTQELSLQVLDLQSVKNGMPGVGVVARHVTKGVPAANPATGKGSGGGPTVGSGASVPTDTSKSEKLASRVAALPAPAGKRDCVKGSAAPSGQEGHSAPGEVRKMTTLSEMSTGEENSSSDSDPDSASPPGTEHNLSVSVQTSQDWKPTRSLIEHVFVTDVTANLITVTVKESPTSVGFFNLRHY, encoded by the exons ATGGAGGAGCTGAGCAGCGTGGGCGAGCAGGTCTTCGCCGCGGAGTGCATCCTGAGCAAGCGGCTCCGCAAG GGCAAGCTGGAGTACCTGGTCAAGTGGCGCGGCTGGTCCTCCAA ACACAACAGCTGGGAACCAGAGGAAAATATCCTGGACCCGAGGCTGCTCCTGGCCTTCCAGAAGAA GGAACACGAGAAGGAAGTGCAGAACCGGAAGAGAGGCAAGAGGCCCCGGGGCCGGCCAAGGAAGCACACGGTGATGTCCTCCTGTAGCAGGCACTCCAAGCTCAAG GAGCCCGATGCCCCCTCCAAATCCAAATCcagcagctcctcctcctcctccacgtcttcctcctcctcctcagatgAAGAGGATGACAGCGATCTGGATGCCAAGAGGGGCCCCCGGGGCCGTGAGACCCACCCAGTGCCTCAGAAGAAGGCCCAGATCCTGGTGGCCAAGCCCGAGCTGAAGGATCCCACCCGGAAAAAGCGGGGCCGCAAGCCCCTGCCGCCGGAGCAGAAGGCGGCCCGGAGGCCCGTGAGCCTGGCCAAGGTGCTGAAGACCGCCCGCAAGGACCTGGGGTCGCCAACCAGCAAGCTGCCCCCTCCACTCAGCGCCCCTGTGGCAGGCCTAGCTGCTCTGAAGGCCCATGCCAAGGAGGCCTGTGGCGGCCCCAGCACCATGGCCACGCCAGAGAACCTGGCCAGCCTGATGAGGGGCATGGCCAGCAGCCCCGGCCGGGGTGGCATCAGCTGGCAGAGCTCCATCGTGCACTACATGAGCCGGATGGGCCAGGGCCAGGCGCAGGCCGCCGGCAGACCGGCGCTCAAGACCCAGAGCAGCAGCAAGTGCAGCCTCGGGCTGGACCTCAAGGTGAGGACGCAGAAGGGGGAGCTGGGGATAAGCCCCCCAGGAAGTAGGGTCCCCAAGGCCCCTAGCAGTGGGGCTGGGGAGCAGAAAGCGGGGAGTGCAGGGGGGCCCCCACACGTCCACATCCACGGCAGCGGCAAAGCCCCTGCTGGGTGCCTGGGTCCTCAGCCCACCCCGACGCAGGAGCTGAGCCTCCAGGTCTTGGACTTACAGAGCGTCAAGAATGGCatgccgggggtgggggtggtcgcCCGCCATGTCACCAAGGGTGTCCCTGCCGCCAACCCAGCCACTGGGAAGGGTTCTGGGGGTGGCCCTACGGTGGGGAGCGGGGCCAGCGTGCCCACTGACACCAGCAAGAGTGAGAAGCTGGCCTCTAGGGTGGCAGCTCTGCCCGCCCCTGCAGGCAAGAGGGACTGTGTCAAGGGCAGCGCGGCCCCCAGTGGGCAGGAGGGCCACTCAGCCCCTGGAGAGGTGCGCAAGATGACCACGCTGTCGGAGATGAGCACCGGCGAGGAGAACAGCAGCTCCGACTCAGACCCCGACTCCGCCTCACCGCCCGGCACCGAGCACAACTTGTCTGTGTCCGTCCAGACGAGCCAGGACTGGAAGCCCACCCGCAGCCTCATCGAGCACGTCTTTGTCACCGATGTCACTGCCAACCTCATCACCGTGACAGTGAAGGAGTCCCCCACCAGCGTGGGCTTCTTCAACCTGAGACATTACTGA